The following are from one region of the Salmo trutta chromosome 22, fSalTru1.1, whole genome shotgun sequence genome:
- the plvapb gene encoding plasmalemma vesicle associated protein b isoform X2 encodes MYSSNSYSQAKFGLEAKDIHKAKGKSCGYYMRVVFFFSSLIQSLIIVSLVLFLVYGQPEKSAEERRVEELEQSLNKISENNINLRKDKADLGAALVARKAEKTALEGEVAVLKKAANASGVQIKALILKASQCEADKKKIEMSHVRGPSTPYQNTFIVATPNTEVKTLQSLNSQQASIIKLIEANFTKTSQYIRIERDNAIKDRDAHNLKTISLRRENNNLKEHLTLYTQKCKEDFAKSLEGIQMVTSNFLVRIDNLFPNSMTFHLTCEKQTEQMENIRARCSNLSKEVEDKFQRYLDNVGNKVANIQAQSSRLEVQNSHLTLDLQQCHQNRSVTAAEGSRLLLEIRENHDRQVETLLKEQNQLREEKSLQGERLVLREAEVKTLNGKVESLTTAITNCNPKLTGQKPAGLMSAWKGGPSIAAPVISKPPMVR; translated from the exons ATGTACAGTAGCAACAGCTACTCACAGGCCAAGTTTGGCCTGGAGGCCAAGGACATCCACAAGGCAAAGGGAAAGAGCTGCGGCTATTACATGAGGGtggtcttcttcttctcctctctgatCCAGTCCCTCATCATCGTGAGCCTAGTGCTGTTCCTGGTCTACGGCCAGCCAGAGAAGTCtgctgaagagaggagagtagaggagctGGAGCAGAGTTTGAACAAGATCAGCGAGAACAACATTAACCTGAGGAAGGATAAAGCTGACCTGGGAGCTGCGCTGGTGGCCAGGAAGGCTGAGAAGACAGCCCTGGAGGGAGAAGTGGCTGTGCTAAAGAAAGCAGCTAATGCCTCCGGGGTGCAGATCAAAGCCCTCATACTGAAAGCG AGCCAGTGTGAAGCAGACAAGAAGAAAATAGAGATGAGCCATGTCCGGGGTCCCAGCACCCCTTATCAAAACACTTTCATCGTCGCCACTCCTAACA CTGAGGTAAAAACCCTCCAGTCTCTGAACTCCCAGCAGGCATCAATAATCAAACTGATCGAAGCCAACTTCACCAAGACCAGCCAGTACATCCGCATCGAGAGGGACAATGCCATCAAGGACCGTGACGCCCACAACCTTAAGACCATCTCTCTGCGGAGGGAGAACAACAACCTGAAGGAgcacctgactctctacacccAGAAGTGTAAAGAAGACTTTGCCAAGTCTCTGGAGGGGATCCAGATGGTGACCAGTAACTTCCTGGTGCGCATCGACAACCTGTTCCCCAACTCCATGACCTTTCACCTGACCTGTGAGAAGCAGACAGAGCAGATGGAGAACATCAGGGCCAGATGCTCCAACCTGTCTAAAGAGGTAGAGGACAAGTTCCAGAGATACCTGGACAACGTGGGGAACAAG GTGGCAAACATCCAGGCCCAGTCCAGTCGCCTGGAGGTCCAGAACAGCCACCTGACCCTTGACCTCCAGCAGTGTCATCAAAACCGCAGCGTGACAGCGGCGGAGGGCAGCAGGCTGCTGCTAGAGATCCGGGAGAACCACGATAGGCAGGTAGAGACCCTGCTGAAGGAACAGAACCAGCTGAGGGAGGAGAAGAGCctgcagggagagagactggTTCTGAGGGAGGCTGAGGTCAAAACACTCAATGGGAAGGTCGAGTCACTCACCACCGCTATAACCAACTGTAACCCTAAG CTCACCGGCCAAAAGCCTGCTGGACTGATGTCAGCCTGGAAGGGGGGGCCATCCATTGCAGCACCAGTGATCAGTAAACCCCCCATG gtgaggtga
- the plvapb gene encoding plasmalemma vesicle associated protein b isoform X1 produces MYSSNSYSQAKFGLEAKDIHKAKGKSCGYYMRVVFFFSSLIQSLIIVSLVLFLVYGQPEKSAEERRVEELEQSLNKISENNINLRKDKADLGAALVARKAEKTALEGEVAVLKKAANASGVQIKALILKASQCEADKKKIEMSHVRGPSTPYQNTFIVATPNTEVKTLQSLNSQQASIIKLIEANFTKTSQYIRIERDNAIKDRDAHNLKTISLRRENNNLKEHLTLYTQKCKEDFAKSLEGIQMVTSNFLVRIDNLFPNSMTFHLTCEKQTEQMENIRARCSNLSKEVEDKFQRYLDNVGNKVANIQAQSSRLEVQNSHLTLDLQQCHQNRSVTAAEGSRLLLEIRENHDRQVETLLKEQNQLREEKSLQGERLVLREAEVKTLNGKVESLTTAITNCNPKLTGQKPAGLMSAWKGGPSIAAPVISKPPMVHTHP; encoded by the exons ATGTACAGTAGCAACAGCTACTCACAGGCCAAGTTTGGCCTGGAGGCCAAGGACATCCACAAGGCAAAGGGAAAGAGCTGCGGCTATTACATGAGGGtggtcttcttcttctcctctctgatCCAGTCCCTCATCATCGTGAGCCTAGTGCTGTTCCTGGTCTACGGCCAGCCAGAGAAGTCtgctgaagagaggagagtagaggagctGGAGCAGAGTTTGAACAAGATCAGCGAGAACAACATTAACCTGAGGAAGGATAAAGCTGACCTGGGAGCTGCGCTGGTGGCCAGGAAGGCTGAGAAGACAGCCCTGGAGGGAGAAGTGGCTGTGCTAAAGAAAGCAGCTAATGCCTCCGGGGTGCAGATCAAAGCCCTCATACTGAAAGCG AGCCAGTGTGAAGCAGACAAGAAGAAAATAGAGATGAGCCATGTCCGGGGTCCCAGCACCCCTTATCAAAACACTTTCATCGTCGCCACTCCTAACA CTGAGGTAAAAACCCTCCAGTCTCTGAACTCCCAGCAGGCATCAATAATCAAACTGATCGAAGCCAACTTCACCAAGACCAGCCAGTACATCCGCATCGAGAGGGACAATGCCATCAAGGACCGTGACGCCCACAACCTTAAGACCATCTCTCTGCGGAGGGAGAACAACAACCTGAAGGAgcacctgactctctacacccAGAAGTGTAAAGAAGACTTTGCCAAGTCTCTGGAGGGGATCCAGATGGTGACCAGTAACTTCCTGGTGCGCATCGACAACCTGTTCCCCAACTCCATGACCTTTCACCTGACCTGTGAGAAGCAGACAGAGCAGATGGAGAACATCAGGGCCAGATGCTCCAACCTGTCTAAAGAGGTAGAGGACAAGTTCCAGAGATACCTGGACAACGTGGGGAACAAG GTGGCAAACATCCAGGCCCAGTCCAGTCGCCTGGAGGTCCAGAACAGCCACCTGACCCTTGACCTCCAGCAGTGTCATCAAAACCGCAGCGTGACAGCGGCGGAGGGCAGCAGGCTGCTGCTAGAGATCCGGGAGAACCACGATAGGCAGGTAGAGACCCTGCTGAAGGAACAGAACCAGCTGAGGGAGGAGAAGAGCctgcagggagagagactggTTCTGAGGGAGGCTGAGGTCAAAACACTCAATGGGAAGGTCGAGTCACTCACCACCGCTATAACCAACTGTAACCCTAAG CTCACCGGCCAAAAGCCTGCTGGACTGATGTCAGCCTGGAAGGGGGGGCCATCCATTGCAGCACCAGTGATCAGTAAACCCCCCATGGTACATACACACCCCTGA
- the babam1 gene encoding BRISC and BRCA1-A complex member 1, with amino-acid sequence METPQPGPADGEERSVELRPRTRSNPEGAEDRRSSTGSLGNSNPSTPQPAVGSRVEGEGEASTSDSPPSSTTTTVSATTAQTVTPIVAATVNAIVGLPTPTAVAKDRPKPTQAPLTPPIPPTAEFQLRAPRVNCPEKVIICLDLSEEMSSQKLESFNGSKTNALNISQKMIEMFVRTKHKIDKRHEFALVVVNDDALWLSGFTSDPRELCSCLYDLDTNVCETFNLEDLLSVIRQKIDLPLMDNIQTIPPPFVVRTLLIYSRHAGQLQFSPSDAVNSMLLSPYFFFDVVYLHNGAEEQGDEASWRDIYTSFCNLDSKGTCYHFEVSLCGPAIELHNCMAKLLSHPLQRPFQSHASYSLLEGDDPQDVEATV; translated from the exons ATGGAGACCCCACAGCCCGGCCCAGCAGACGGAGAGGAGCGATCAGTGGAGCTGCGGCCCAGAACACGCTCCAACCCGGAGGGTGCAGAGGACCGGCGCAGCAGCACTGGTAGCCTAGGCAACAGCAACCCCAGCACCCCGCAGCCCGCAGTGGGCAGccgagtggagggagagggggaggcctCAACCAGCGACAGTCCTCCtagctccaccaccaccacagtctcTGCCACCACAGCCCAGACCGTAACCCCTATAGTGGCAGCTACGGTCAATGCCATAGTAGGCCTGCCCACCCCTACGGCAGTGGCCAAGGACAGGCCCAAACCCACCCAGGCTCCTCTGACGCCCCCCATCCCTCCCACGGCAGAGTTCCAGCTACGAGCACCCCGCGTCAACTGTCCAGAGAAAGTG ATCATCTGTTTGGATCTCTCTGAAGAGATGTCATCACAAAAGCTGGAGTCCTTCAATGG ATCCAAGACCAACGCTCTCAATATTTCCCAGAAGATGATTGAGATGTTTGTGAGAACAAAGCACAAGATTGACAAGCGCCATGAGTTTGCCCTGGTGGTTGTTAATGATGATGCCTTGTGG CTGTCAGGTTTCACCTCTGACCCCAGGGAGCTGTGCAGCTGTCTCTATGACCTGGACACCAACGTGTGTGAAACCTTCA ATCTAGAGGATCTTCTTAGTGTTAT ACGTCAGAAGATAGATCTTCCTCTCATGGATAACATCCAGACCATCCCCCCTCCGTTTGTAGTCAGGACTCTCCTCATCTACAGTAGACACGCTGGACAGCTGCAGTTCAGCCCCTCAGACGCTGTCAAT AGCATGCTGCTGTCTCCCTACTTCTTCTTTGATGTGGTTTACCTTCACAACGGGGCTGAGGAGCAGGGGGATGAGGCCAGCTGGAGG GACATCTACACATCGTTCTGTAACCTGGACTCTAAAGGCACCTGTTACCACTTCGAGGTATCTCTGTGTGGGCCGGCCATCGAGctccacaactgcatggccaagctGCTGTCCCACCCCCTCCAGAGACCCTTCCAGAGCCATGCCTCCTACAGCCTGCTAGAGGGAGATGACCCCCAGGATGTAGAGGCCACCGTCTAA
- the ushbp1 gene encoding colorectal mutant cancer protein isoform X3, translated as MEEFKRGRSDTLDIQSEGEEMTPVTLVATMTPDPEVNSEPSQAELAQCEAEVGTLLSIIAELNRKMGALQAPSDPDDLKPQEPVILPPAPASLSSPSPSLCNPEKRTGTASKTPVTNREGSGEVWSELQGAMSVLEGSINTRRAWAASHTACGQDRQTEHLTATRDSWVQVTQVLEEMEREFGISYPSGLPPEERQQYQKDILALHQRNCDLRSSLQSRQEELEGAKVTVGDIEVERNSLHERLLGLHKAWRSGSLSPPYSSSGSSSGVVLSPGWASPGSPGSPSFLGSPPFPGSPLFLRRPIAMGIFPALSTGGDISSSASPSPSPWPGSVPQGSPCRSPNPSVSLEGETDRLQRCIERLKARNERLTAALDRRKGESEQISMTLSRHEADSTALQMALQYCEECEEAYSELLSVYEGRRQQVTPHWRHTAGPVMESQQPNSPRPSLRSLRTEELSTSFSTPGGAAETETHIQTRFHLYYPARGSEVEGCEADIRERIERLKQDRAAVCVPKPGPGGEGNLSPDTGTLAGLRGSRGAQGGQDTSNPQSTKREKAVLLYDLVTVREEMSELRGLIRLTEKERRCLDWSLMAQKAQDAAGALISESLTEEIEDRRTEQQRTSENEDKLSSNGDIPGPQNRTILRELQAVLQRNGAGSSC; from the exons ATGGAG GAGTTCAAACGAGGGAGATCTGATACCCTGGACATACAGTCAGAGGGTGAGGAGATGACCCCGGTTACCCTGGTAGCCACAATGACCCCTGACCCCGAGGTGAACTCTGAGCCCTCCCAGGCAGAGCTGGCTCAGTGTGAGGCGGAGGTCGGAACTCTACTCAGCATCATTGCTGAACTCAACAGGAAAATGGGTGCATTACAAGCACCAAG TGATCCAGATGACCTTAAACCACAGGAGCCAGTCATCCTCCCTCCGGCTCCAGCCTCCCTGTCCAGCCCTTCTCCATCCCTCTGCAACCCAGAGAAACGCACTGGCACCGCATCTAAAACACCAGTAACCAACAGAG AGGGTAGTGGTGAAGTATGGTCAGAACTCCAGGGAGCCATGTCTGTTCTGGAGGGTTCCATCAACACCAGGAGGGCCTGGGCTGCCTCTCACACTGCCTGTGggcaggacagacagacggaacACCTCACAGCCACCAGGGACAGCTGGGTACAAGTAACACAG GTcttagaggagatggagagagagtttgGGATCTCGTACCCGTCTGGTCTGCCCCCTGAGGAGCGTCAGCAATACCAGAAGGACATCCTGGCACTTCACCAGCGGAACTGTGACCTGCGCAGCAGCCTGCAAAGCAGACAGGAAGAACTGGAGGGGGCAAAGGTCACGGTGGGAGACATAGAGGTTGAGAGGAACAGTCTACATGAGAGG TTACTGGGTCTCCATAAGGCGTGGCGATCAGGcagcctctctcctccctacagCTCCTCAGGGAGCTCCAGTGGTGTGGTTCTGAGTCCTGGCTGGGCCTCCCCTGGTTCCCCTGGTTCCCCTTCATTCCTTGGCTCTCCTCCCTTCCCCGGGTCACCTCTGTTCCTCAGGAGACCCATCGCCATGGGGATCTTCCCGGCCCTCTCAACTGGGGGGGACATATCCTCCTCGGCCTCTCCATCACCCTCCCCCTGGCCTGGGAGTGTCCCACAAGGCAGCCCCTGTCGTAGCCCCAACCCCAGCGTCAGCCTGgagggtgagacagacagactacagaG GTGTATAGAAAGGCTGAAGGCCCGGAACGAGCGTCTGACTGCAGCTCTGGACAGGAGAAAGGGAGAGTCTGAGCAGATCAGTATGACGCTCAGCAGACACGAAGCTGACAGCACAGCCCTGCAGATGGCTCTCCAATactg CGAGGAGTGTGAGGAGGCCTACAGTGAGTTACTGTCTGTGTACGAGGGCAGGAGACAGCAGGTCAcaccacactggagacacacagcAG GCCCGGTCATGGAGAGTCAGCAGCCCAACAGTCCCAGGCCGTCCCTTAGGAGTCTAAGAACTGAGGAGTTGTCAACCTCCTTCTCAACACCAGGGGGTGCTGctgagacagaaacacacatccaGACCAGGTTCCATCTTTATTATCCAGCCAG GGGGTCCGAGGTAGAGGGGTGCGAGGCGGACATTCGGGAGCGTATTGAGCGGTTGAAGCAGGACAGGGCAGCAGTGTGTGTCCCTAAGCCAGGGCCTGGGGGAGAGGGGAATCTCAGCCCAGATACAGGCACCCTGGCTGGGCTTAGAGGGAGCCGCGGAGCACAGGGGGGCCAGGACACCTCCAACCCCCAGAGCACCAAGAGAGAGAAGGCTGTTCTGCTCTATGACCTGGTCACTGTCAGG GAGGAGATGTCGGAGCTGCGAGGTTTAATCCGTCTGACGGAGAAGGAGCGGAGGTGTCTGGACTGGAGTCTAATGGCCCAGAAGGCCCAGGATGCAGCTGGAGCCCTGATCTCTGAGAGCCTCACTGAGGAgatagaggacaggaggacagaacAGCAG AGGACTTCTGAGAACGAGGATAAGCTAAGCAGCAATGGAGACATCCCTGGGCCTCAAAACCGCACCATCCTTCGAGAGCTACAGGCTGTCCTGCAACG